A DNA window from Salarias fasciatus chromosome 23 unlocalized genomic scaffold, fSalaFa1.1 super_scaffold_20, whole genome shotgun sequence contains the following coding sequences:
- the LOC115383622 gene encoding polyadenylate-binding protein 1-like, translated as MMLYEKFSQVGQVISVRVCRHRITRRSLGYGFVNYTKREDAERALDDLAFTVVNGRPVRIMWCRRDPSQRTNAAGNILIKNLDKSIDSLSLLDTFSAFGTVLSCKVVCDDNNVSKGYGYVHFETVEAAERATQRLNGMLLNDQIVTIEPFRSFKDREAELATSAEEFTNVYIKNFGEDMDDNRLTELFSKYGPTSSVRVMTDDNGNSKGFGFARFESHENAKKAVDDLNGKVLNGRRLYVSRAQRKAERQTELTRRFEPESLDRGSRYQGVNLYVHNLDSDMDEERLHRAFSPFGTITSVKVMTEGERCKGFGFVCFSSPEEASRAMTGMNGHVLGTQALYVVLARSLGA; from the exons ATGATGCTTTATGAGAAGTTCAGCCAGGTTGGGCAGGTCATCTCTGTCAGGGTTTGCAGACACCGGATCACCCGCCGCTCTCTCGGCTATGGCTTCGTCAACTACACGAAACGTGAAGATG CTGAGCGAGCGCTTGACGACCTGGCCTTCACTGTCGTCAACGGCCGGCCTGTGCGGATCATGTGGTGTCGACGAGACCCCTCCCAGAGAACCAACGCAGCGGGGAACATCCTGATTAAGAACCTGGACAAATCCATCGACAGCCTGTCCTTGCTGGACACGTTTTCAGCCTTCGGGACTGTGCTGTCCTGTAAA GTGGTTTGTGACGACAACAACGTCTCAAAGGGGTACGGCTACGTGCACTTTGAGACCGTGGAGGCGGCTGAGCGCGCCACTCAGAGGCTGAACGGCATGCTGCTCAATGACCAGATCGT AACTATTGAGCCGTTCCGATCGTTTAAAGACAGGGAGGCGGAGCTCGCCACAAGTGCAGAGGAGTTCACCAACGTTTATATAAAGAACTTCGGAGAGGACATGGACGACAACAGGctgacggagctgttcagcaaATACG gaCCCACATCCAGCGTTCGTGTGATGACAGACGACAATGGAAATTCGAAAGGATTTGGATTCGCCCGCTTTGAGAGCCACGAGAACGCCAAGAAG GCGGTGGACGACTTGAACGGTAAAGTGTTGAACGGCCGGCGGTTGTACGTGTCTCGTGCCCAGAGAAAGGCAGAGCGGCAGACGGAGCTCACGCGCAGGTTTGAGCCTGAGAGTTTGGATCGCGGATCCAGGTATCAG GGGGTCAATCTGTACGTCCACAACCTGGACTCCGACATGGATGAGGAGCGTCTGCACCGAGCTTTCAGTCCCTTTGGAACCATCACAAGTGTCAAG GTGATGACGGAGGGGGAGCGCTGCAAAGGATTTGGGTTTGTCTGCTTTTCGTCCCCTGAGGAGGCCAGCCGGGCCATGACTGGGATGAACGGCCACGTCTTGGGCACCCAGGCGCTCTACGTGGTGCTGGCCCGGTCTC TGGGAGCCTAA